The nucleotide sequence GTGACTGCCGTGGTGGCTGCAGGGATGCCGGCACAATGAGCAGCGGCCCCGCCTCTCTGTGTCCAGTTTGTGATGCACTCGTTTATACTCTGCTTCGTGAAAGCCACCTCtatcctccctctctctccctctatttatcgcgcgcgctctcccgTCTTTGTCGCCCTCCTGCCACGCTGCGTGCCGCCGACGGACGACAACGGGCCgacactcacgcacacgccaaaccctcaccacacacgcactaACAGCTTTCTTGTGCCCTTCGCCAGCTTGACGAGTGCCGCCCCAGTGCCGTTCAGCGAGTATACGTATACATACCACCAATaccaccacccaccctccctccctctcctccgctcaACCTCCGCCTCTCGCCCTCGTGTTCActgacgcgcgcacgcacgcacgcaccccaAAGCACAGCAAAAGACTACGGCGACCGAGAAAGCAGACAGAAATGTACGCGGGCTTTCCGAGGCTAAAcgtgacggaggcgcaggaAGCCGTCGACCTCGACTTCGAGCTGACCAATGAGAAGGGCTGCGTGAAGGTGACCGAGTTCCCGGTGCCGAAGGTCGTGAACTTGTCCTTTCCTGCCGTCTGCGCGCTGCTCTACAACGCCCGCACCGCGACGAGCAGCCGCAACATCTTCGGCAGCGTTATCGGTCTCCAGCTGCAGGATACCGTCGAGGTGACGGACGTCAAAACAAACCCGTCCATCGACATCGAGGAGGATGACCGCAtgaccgaggaggagcggatGGAGCGGGTGCGTAAGGAGCGCAAGCTGCTGGACGCGGACAAGGCGATCTTTGAGAACATGTACAACCAGGAGAACCTCGACACGAACGTCATTGGCCAATTCGTCGTCTCCAGCGCCCGCTTCAACCCCTTCTCCACGCGCACGATGCGCAAGTTACAGGAGCTGCACCGGGAGAGCCTGCCAGCGATTCTGCTGACCTACGACCCCTTCCGCACGAGCCTGCTGGGCCGCCCGCACATCCGCGCCTacacgccgacggcggcctACTACAAGTACGACTCGCTCGTGTCCACCGAGCGCGGCTACCAGCGTCGCCGTAGCTTGGCACAGTACGCCAAGGAGAGCGGCATCACCAAGGAGGGCGTGCTCCACGAGATTCCGGTAAAGCTGGAGGTGGATGCCTTCCACAAGCTGAACCTGATGAACGTGCCGCCGACCGCGGTCGGCGACTCCTTCAAGGCCATCCAGAGTATGGCTGTGAGCAACTACATCGAGGCGCTACTTAGCTCGATCCGCAACAACACGGATCAGCTGAAGCAGAAACTCGACTACGAGGGTAACGTCAAGGACAACGGCAACGTGCCCGTCGGCCAGGATGCGGAAACGATGCTGCTCATGAAGCACGTGCGCGACCAGACGGACCACCTCGATGCGCTCTGTGATAGCGCCCTGCTCTACTCTTCGTTGCTGCGAGACCTGTAGAAGGTGTGGGTGAGGGCAAGGAATGCAGGAGAGACAGCTGCACTGtgaggcgtcgctgctgacgtcaTCGATCGTTTTTCGGAATGCGTATGCGTGCTGTGTACGCATGTGCATGCCGGGTGCACGCTGATATGGGCGCCTCTCTAGTCGTTGTTAAGTTACTTAAGAAGCCGGCTAGAGAAAAAGATGAGACGCGCGCTTTTGCGGTTCCCCGCGTGGGTGCGCGCcccttcgctttttttttttcgcttcgtCCGCCTCGGTGACGCCTaggacgcagcagcggcagcagggggcaggcgcgcacgcagcagacAGAGCGTCCGGGCCCATCCATGCGCATTGCACGCCTGCTCATGCAGCGCGCGCCGTTGGAGTAAGAGGGGAGTGTTCGAGCctacgcttttttttttgtgaacgcatgcgtatgtgcgtgtgtgtgtgtgtgtgcgtgtgcgtgtgcgtctctctttctctatGATGACTCGCTACCCTAAGCAACAAACCGCAACAGCAAGAAGTGATGCGTGTGTCCACGGGGCTGACAAGACGGGCGGCATCGGGACTGTGGAGGATGTGATGCATGAGAAGGGCGAGGGGGGGCACCGTGCATTTTTGGTGAGCAGACACGGCGTTGCTCCTCTTTCCATGCAGTCTCGGCGAAAGCGCGCAGccatctctttttttttctgcgtcactgtctctctgcgtgtgcgcatgcctcGAGCATgcgtggcgtgtgtgtgcgtgtgctgcgcgtgcttctgctgcttccATTGCTGTGGAATGTCTGAGGATGCCTGCGCTGGCGaggtgagggggtgggtgggtggaggcCCTGTTGCCTGCTCGCCGCGTTTCATTGCACAGCTGCCTCAGCGGAAGCGGCaccaacgcacgcacgcacacaaataCAATGACGTCTTCTTCGGCTCTGCACCCACTACAGCAACAGTCCTTTTCATTCTCTCGTCGCGTCTGCTGACTGGCTCTCTCTTACTCCACTTCGTCTGCTGTGTTACGGATTGGTGCTTGACTGCCAccatctccccccccccccaccaccacaaaccccaccaaccaccaccaccaccaccaaagcATGTACGCAAGCACCAGAAAGAACCCATTCCCCATCCTACCCGACTCATATGTGCACCTTGTTCATGGTTCCTGTGTTCTCATCACGTTGAACGCGACACCCACGCTCCGGAAAACGTCTTCACACCGCAAAAGAGGGGCGCACGCATATCCGAAGAAAAAAACCGGACAGGAGGCAAtccaacacacgcacgcgccctTCGggccccccttccctccctcgctcttctGCTTTTCTGCGTCCCGGCCTCCgtctctgcagcagccgttGCCGACCTTCTTCTGCTTTGTCTCTGTCCTTCCCACGCTCGATCCGTCTCTGTGTTTGGCGTCTCTCACGCGCCCTCCACCGGACCAGTgccgtcgccatcatcgACATCAGCcgcgtctccgtctctctttctcttcgctcctcctctcacAAACGGACAAGCGCCACGCGCGTGACCGCCGGAGAGGCAGAAGCAAGACGCCACCGACGACGACCACAGGCAGGCAGGTAGGCACACAAGCAACCGCACAGGACAACTTGCACACACGTGTCACGTTCCACCCTTGCCCACTTCGCACAGAGGCACGCACGTGGGGGCACCCTTTTATGCGCGCATCAGAGATGGAGGATCATCACGCCCCGTTGCCGCTGTCAGGAGCGACAGGCACCTTTCGCTCGTACGGCACGTACACCTACGACGTTCACGAGTTTGACCGCATGCGGAAAGAGGACCTCGCCTCCTCGGTGCGCCAGCGCTTTACCAAGCGCTCCCACACGGTGATTATGGGCGGCGAGAACTTCGGTGCAGGCGTTCAAGATTCGCTCGAGGACATCTTTGCCCGCGCCAACGAGGCAACGCCGATGTACGAAAAACTCGGCAAGGTAGAGGGCATCGCGAACACGCTGCACACGTCCCTGAAAAACGGCGTGGACGGCAACACCGtggaggcgcgccgcgccttctTTGGCAAGAACGCACTGCCCGAGGAACCGNNNNNNNNNNNNNNNNNNNNNNNNNNNNNNNNNNNNNNNNNNNNNNNNNNNNNNNNNNNNNNNNNNNNNNNNNNNNNNNNNNNNNNNNNNNNNNNNNNNNNNNNNNNNNNNNNNNNNNNNNNNNNNNNNNNNNNNNNNNNNNNNNNNNNNNNNNNNNNNNNNNNNNNNNNNNNNNNNNNNNNNNNNNNNNNNNNNNNNNNNNNNNNNNNNNNNNNNNNNNNNNNNNNNNNNNNNNNNNNNNNNNNNNNNNNNNNNNNNNNNNNNNNNNNNNNNNNNNNNNNNNNNNNNNNNNNNNNNNNNNNNNNNNNNNNNNNNNNNNNNNNNNNNNNNNNNNNNNNNNNNNNNNNNNNNNNNNNNNNNNNNNNNNNNNNNNNNNNNNNNNNNNNNNNNNNNNNNNNNNNNNNNNNNNNNNNNNNNNNNNNNNNNNNNNNNNNNNNNNNNNNNNNNNNNNNNNNNNNNNNNNNNNNNNNNNNNNNNNNNNNNNNNNNNNNNNNNNNNNNNNNNNNNNNNNNNNNNNNNNNNNNNNNNNNNNNNNNNNNNNNNNNNNNNNNNNNNNNNNNNNNNNNNNNNNNNNNNNNNNNNNNNNNNNNNNNNNNNNNNNNNNNNNNNNNNNNNNNNNNNNNNNNNNNNNNNNNNNNNNNNNNNNNNNNNNNNNNNNNNNNNNNNNNNNNNNNNNNNNNNNNNNNNNNNNNNNNNNNNNNNNNNNNNNNNNNNNNNNNNNNNNNNNNNNNNNNNNNNNNNNNNNNNNNNNNNNNNNNNNNNNNNNNNNNNNNNNNNNNNNNNNNNNNNNNNNNNNNNNNNNNNNNNNNNNNNNNNNNNNNNNNNNNNNNNNNNNNNNNNNNNNNNNNNNNNNNNNNNNNNNNNNNNNNNNNNNNNNNNNNNNNNNNNNNNNNNNNNNNNNNNNNNNNNNNNNNNNNNNNNNNNNNNNNNNNNNNNNNNNNNNNNNNNNNNNNNNNNNNNNNNNNNNNNNNNNNNNNNNNNNNNNNNNNNNNNNNNNNNNNNNNNNNNNNNNNNNNNNNNNNNNNNNNNNNNNNNNNNNNNNNNNNNNNNNNNNNNNNNNNNNNNNNNNNNNNNNNNNNNNNNNNNNNNNNNNNNNNNNNNNNNNNNNNNNNNNNNNNNNNNNNNNNNNNNNNNNNNNNNNNNNNNNNNNNNNNNNNNNNNNNNNNNNNNNNNNNNNNNNNNNNNNNNNNNNNNNNNNNNNNNNNNNNNNNNNNNNNNNNNNNNNNNNNNNNNNNNNNNNNNNNNNNNNNNNNNNNNNNNNNNNNNNNNNNNNNNNNNNNNNNNNNNNNNNNNNNNNNNNNNNNNNNNNNNNNNNNNNNNNNNNNNNNNNNNNNNNNNNNNNNNNNNNNNNNNNNNNNNNNNNNNNNNNNNNNNNNNNNNNNNNNNNNNNNNNNNNNNNNNNNNNNNNNNNNNNNNNNNNNNNNNNNNNNNNNNNNNNNNNNNNNNNNNNNNNNNNNNNNNNNNNNNNNNNNNNNNNNNNNNNNNNNNNNNNNNNNNNNNNNNNNNNNNNNNNNNNNNNNNNNNNNNNNNNNNNNNNNNNNNNNNNNNNNNNNNNNNNNNNNNNNNNNNNNNNNNNNNNNNNNNNNNNNNNNNNNNNNNNNNNNNNNNNNNNNNNNNNNNNNNNNNNNNNNNNNNNNNNNNNNNNNNNNNNNNNNNNNNNNNNNNNNNNNNNNNNNNNNNNNNNNNNNNNNNNNNNNNNNNNNNNNNNNNNNNNNNNNNNNNNNNNNNNNNNNNNNNNNNNNNNNNNNNNNNNNNNNNNNNNNNNNNNNNNNNNNNNNNNNNNNNNNNNNNNNNNNNNNNNNNNNNNNNNNNNNNNNNNNNNNNNNNNNNNNNNNNNNNNNNNNNNNNNNNNNNNNNNNNNNNNNNNNNNNNNNNNNNNNNNNNNNNNNNNNNNNNNNNNNNNNNNNNNNNNNNNNNNNNNNNNNNNNNNNNNNNNNNNNNNNNNNNNNNNNNNNNNNNNNNNNNNNNNNNNNNNNNNNNNNNNNNNNNNNNNNNNNNNNNNNNNNNNNNNNNNNNNNNNNNNNNNNNNNNNNNNNNNNNNNNNNNNNNNNNNNNNNNNNNNNNNNNNNNNNNNNNNNNNNNNNNNNNNNNNNNNNNNNNNNNNNNNNNNNNNNNNNNNNNNNNNNNNNNNNNNNNNNNNNNNNNNNNNNNNNNNNNNNNNNNNNNNNNNNNNNNNNNNNNNNNNNNNNNNNNNNNNNNNNNNNNNNNNNNNNNNNNNNNNNNNNNNNNNNNNNNNNNNNNNNNNNNNNNNNNNNNNNNNNNNNNNNNNNNN is from Leishmania donovani BPK282A1 complete genome, chromosome 7 and encodes:
- a CDS encoding vacuolar-type Ca2+-ATPase, putative is translated as MYASTRKNPFPILPDSYVHLVHGSCVLITLNATPTLRKTSSHRKRGAHAYPKKKTGQEAIQHTHAPFGPPFPPSLFCFSASRPPSLQQPLPTFFCFVSVLPTLDPSLCLASLTRPPPDQCRRHHRHQPRLRLSFSSLLLSQTDKRHARDRRRGRSKTPPTTTTGRQVGTQATAQDNLHTRVTFHPCPLRTEARTWGHPFMRASEMEDHHAPLPLSGATGTFRSYGTYTYDVHEFDRMRKEDLASSVRQRFTKRSHTVIMGGENFGAGVQDSLEDIFARANEATPMYEKLGKVEGIANTLHTSLKNGVDGNTVEARRAFFGKNALPEEP